The Sphingomonas sp. NBWT7 nucleotide sequence CCGGCGAGCACGTCGTCTGCTGGGGCGCACCCGACGACGCCCTGCCGACCGTGCGCTGCGACAATCGCAGCGGCGCCGCGATGGCAGTTCGGCATCTGATCGACGGCGGTCGGACGCGGATCGCGTTCCTTGGCGGCGGATGGGAACGGCAGACGGCCTATGCCGACCGGCGGCAAGGCTATATCGACGCGCTGCAAGGATCAGAGATCGATCTCGTCGAAGCGCCTCATCGGCCTGCTTCGTCGCGCGAGGAAGAAGGCTGTGCGGCCACGCTGGCGTTGCTCGCCGCAAACCCTCGGATCGACGCGATCTTCGCGGCCTCCGATCTGCTGGCGATCGGCGCGATCCGGGCCGCCCGGTTGAGCGACAAGGCGATCCCCGCCGATATCGCGCTGGTCGGGTTCGACGGCATCCTGTCGGCAAGCCACGTCTCCCCGCCGCTCACCACCGTCGAGCAGGATAGCGCCGCGGCGGGAGCGGCACTGGTCGCGACGCTCATCAGCCTGATCGAGGACGAAGCGCCCCCGTCGCCAACCGTCCCGATGCGGCTTGTCATCCGCGATAGCAGCACGCCGCTTGCGTTAAGCTGACCCACGGGCCTCCTTCCGGCATCTGCCGTACCTGTATCGCGCGGACGCTTGCGTCAGGCGGAGGCTTTGAATAGAGGCGGATCGACCGGCCGGCATCCGTCAGCGGCGGCCACCGGCATTCCGGTGCGAATGGCTGACATGCCTCGGCCCGCGCGGGTGTAGCTCAATGGTAGAGCAGAAGCTTCCCAAGCTTACGACGAGGGTTCGATTCCCTTCACCCGCTCCATATCCAGAATAGAACATCGAACAGCGCATCTTTTGGGTCGGGCAGTGCTTTGCACGATATTCGCTTACGCATCTGACGATATGTTCGTTGTCACTCGCAATCGAAGTCCGAGCCAGTGCCCAAGGCGAGACGTCGTTGTTGCCGAAAATTCACATCATCACGATACGGCATTTGCGCCGACGCATTTGATGCTGGCTGCATCTATCGCCCCACCAGGATGAAACCCGATATATGGTCTGACGTCGTACAATCGACACGCCTGTCATTTTCAGTTGACTGCCGCACTTCGTCGCAGACGCAGGGTCAGCGATCGGTTCCACTCGAACAGACAGGCATACGCAGCAACCATCGGTGTGCGTATCCCGAACCGGTGCGCGACACCGTTCGGGGCCGCCGGCGTCACGTGACCACGTCGGGTTGCCGCCTTCCGGTGTGTGCGACGATGCCCGCGATCGCATCGGCTGCCGCGACGATGTCGGCGAGTATCGCGGTCGTATTCGCGTTGAGCGTCCCGCCTACCGGCTCGTACCGTTCGAGGTACACGCGCAGCGTCGCGCCGCTCGTCCCCGTTCCCGAGAGGCGGAAGACGACACGGCTGCCGCCGTCGAACAGAATGCGGATACCCTGATTGCGGCTCACCGAACCGTCGGTCGGATCGTGGTAGGCGAAATCATCCGCCGCGGCGATCAGCAGCGATCCGACGCGTTCGCCCGGCAGATCGGCCAGCTTACCCCGCAGCCCTGCCATCAGTGCCTCGGCCGCGGCAGTGTCGACGCCCTCATAGTCGTGCCGGGCGTAATAGTTGCGCCCGAAGCGCGCCCAATGATCCTGCGCAATGGCGGCAGCCGACTTGCCGGTCACCGCGAGGATGTTGAGCCACAGCAGCACTGCCCACAGCCCGTCCTTCTCGCGGACGTGATCCGAGCCGGTCCCCGCGCTCTCCTCACCGCAGATCGTCGCCATGCCGGCGTCGAGCAGGTTGCCGAAGAACTTCCACCCCGTCGGCGTCTCGAAGCAGGGAATATCCAGCGCGGCGGCGACGCGATCGGCTGCCGCGCTGGTCGGCATCGAACGCGCGATCCCCTTGAGCCCGCTCGCATAGCCCGGCGCGAGATGCGCATTCGCCGCGAGCATCGCGAGACTGTCCGACGGCGTGATAAAGATACCCCGGCCGATGATCAGGTTGCGATCGCCGTCGCCGTCCGATGCGGCGCCGAAATCGGGCGCATCGGCGGCCATCATCGTGTCGTACAGCGCGCGTGCGTGGACGAGATTGGGATCGGGGTGGTGGCCGCCGAAATCCTCCAGCGGCGTGCCGTTGCGCACGGTGCCGACCGCGAAGCCGAGCCGCCGCTCCAGGATCTCGACCGCATAGGGCCCCGTCACGGCGTGCATCGCGTCGAACGCCATCGACAGGCCGGCGGCGCGGATCAGCGGGAAATCGAACAGCGTCTCCATCAGATCGGCGTAGGCGGAAACGGGATCGACGATCTCGACCACCATGTCGCCGATCTGCTGCTCGCCCAGCGTGTCGAGGTCGATCGCGGCGTCGCCAACGATGCGGTAGTGATCGATCGCAGCGGTGCGTGCGACGATTGCGTCCGTCACTTTCTCCGGCGCGGGCCCGCCATTGGCAACGTTATACTTGATGCCAAAATCCTCGTCCGGCCCACCGGGATTGTGGCTGGCCGAGAGCACGAGCCCGCCGATCGCGTCGCGCTGGCGGATCATGTGCGAGGCGGCGGGGGTGGATAGGATCGCCCCCTGCCCCACGATGACGCGGGCGAAGCCGTTCGCCGCCGCCATGCGGATTGCGGTTAACGCGACATCGCGGTTGAGAAACCGCCCGTCGCCGCCGATCACGAGCGTCGCGCCGTCGCGCTCGTCGATCACGTCGAACACCGATTGAATGAAGTTCGCGGCATAATGCGGCTGCTGAAACACGCGCACCTTCTTGCGCAGTCCAGATGTACCGGGTTTCTGATCGCCGTAAGGCGTGGTGGCCACCGTCTCGATCATGCCTCGCTCAACCCCCGATACAATGCGGCATAGGCGGCGCCGCTCGCCGCCCATGAGAAATCGGCCTTCATGCCGCGTCGCTGGATCGCCTGCCACGCCGCCGGATCGGCATAAACATCGATTGCGCGGCGTAGTGCGAAAAGCAGCGCGTCGGGCGCGACACCGTCGAATTGGAACCCGGTTGCGACCTGCGCGCCGAGCGCCGCGACGTTGGCGTCGATCACCGTATCGGCGAGCCCGCCGGTCCGCGCGACGATCGGCACGCAGCCATAGGCCAACCCGTACAGCTGCGTCAGCCCGCACGGCTCGAACCGCGACGGGATGACGATCGCGTCCGCCCCGCCCTGCAGCAGATGCGACAGCCCCTCGTCATAGCCGATCCGCACGCCGATCCGCCCCGGATGTCGCGCGGCGGCGTCAAGCAACGCGGCCTCCAGATCGGCATCTCCCGATCCCAGCAGCGCCAGTCGCCCCCCCATGTCGACCAGCGCGTCGAGGCAGGCGATCAGCACGTCCATCCCCTTCTGCCACGCCAGCCGGCTGACGACGGTGAAGATCGGGCCGTCGCCTGGCGTCAGCAGGAAGGCGGCCTCGACGGCGCGCTTGTTCGTCGCCCGCCGCGCCAAAGTCCGGCTGGTGTAGCGTGCCGCTAGCGCCGGGTCGTCACCCGGCGACCAGATCGCAGGATCGATGCCGTTGACGATGCCGTGCACCTGCGCCGCACGCGCCGCGATCAGGCCGTCGAGCCCCATGCCGAATTCGGGACGAAGGATCTCATGCGCGTAGGTCGGGCTAACGGTGGTAATCGCGTCGGCGGCGGCGAGCCCCGCCTTGAGGAAGCCGACGCCGCCGTAATATTCGACGCCGTCGATGCCCCAGGCCGACGCGGGCATCCCGAGCTCGGGGAAGACCTCGGCGTCGAAGCGGCCCTGAAACGCGATATTGTGGATCGTCACGACGCTCTTCACCGGCGCGGCGGCAAAGCGCAGGTACGCCGGGGCGAGCGCCGCCTGCCAATCGTGCGCGTGCAGCACGTCAAAGGCCAGCCCCTTGACGCCGCCGCGCGCGATCTCGGCCGCGGCCCGTGCGAGCGCGGCGAAGCGACGCCAATTGTCGGGCCAGTCGCCACCGTCGGGCGCCGCGTACGGCCCGCCCTCGCGCGCGAACAGCGCGGGCGCGTCGAGCACGATCAGCGGATGTCCGTCGATCTCGCCCGTCAGCAGCCTTGCCTCGGTACCCAGCAGGTCGCGCCAGCGGTGGATCGCGGCGCCCGCGACCTGTGCCAGCACCGCCGGATAGCCCGGCAGCAGCGTCGTCGTGGCGATGCCGTGCGGCGCCAGCGCGGCCGGCAGCGCGCCGACCACATCGGCGAGGCCGCCGGTCTTGACCAGCGGATATGCCTCGGATGCGACGGAGAGGACCTTCATGCGGCGTCTGCGCAGCAGGCGATCAGACCAGCCGATCGATCATCGGCTTGGTGATGAGGCACACGCCGCCATCGGTGCGGCGGAACCGCTTCGCGTCAAGCGCCGGATCTTCGCCGACAACCAGGTTGTCGGGTATCTCCACGCCGCGATCGATCACCACCTTGCGCAGCCGCGCGCCCCGGCCGACGTGGACGTACGGCAGCACCACCGCTTCGTCGAGCGACGAGAAACTGTGCGCACGCACGCCCGTAAACAGTAGCGACCGATGCACCGCCGATCCCGAGACGATGCAGTCGCCCGACACGAGGCTCGACACCGCGGAGCCGCGCCGCCCCTCCATATCGTGGACGAACTTGGCCGGCGGTGTCAGCTCCGAATAGGTCGAGATTGGCCAGGATCGATCGTAGAGGTCGAGCGCTGGGACGATGTCGGTCAGGTCGATATTGGCTTCCCAATACGCGTCGACGGTGCCGACATCGCGCCAATAGGCCGAGTTCTCGTTCGACGACCGGACGCACGACTGGCTGAACTGATGCGCCACCGCCCTGCCGTGCTGCACCAGCCAGGGGATGATGTCCCTGCCGAAATCACGGTTCGATCCGGGCGTTTCCGCATCGCGGCGCAGTTGGTCGATCAGCAGCGACGTTTTGAAGACGTAAATGCCCATCGAGGCGAGCGCGACGTCGGGCTTGCCCGGCATCGCAGGGGGATCGGCCGGCTTCTCGACGAAATCGATGATCCGTCCGGTCTCATCGATGTGCATTACGCCGAAGGCGGTCGCCTCCATCCGCTTCACTTCCATGCACGCGACGGTGACGTCAGCCGCCTGGTCGCAATGCTGCTGGAGCATCAGCTCGTAATCCATCTTGTAGATGTGATCACCGGCCAGGATGACCATATACTCGGGATCATAGCTCTCGATGATGTCGATGTTCTGGAACACCGCGTCGGCCGTGCCCTCATACCATTGGAACTCGCTGACGCGCTGCGAGGCGGGCAGGATGTCGAAGCTTTCGTTTCTCTCCGGGCGAAGGAAGTTCCAGCCGCGCTGCAGGTGACGGATCAGCGAGTGCGCCTTGTATTGCGTCGCGACGCCGATCCGGCGGATGCCCGAGTTGATCGCGTTCGACAGCGCGAAATCGATGATCCGGCTCTTGCCACCGAAATAGACGGCTGGCTTGGCGCGCGTGTCGGTCAGCTCGGCGAGCCGGCTGCCGCGCCCGCCGGCAAGCACGTACGCCATTGCATCGCGGGCGAGCGGCTGTCCCTTTCGATGATCCATATTCGCGCGCCGCTCCTTATCGATCGAATTCAAGCATGATGGTCGCGAGCGGCGGCAGCGTGACCATTGCCGCGCCGTCGCGTGCCACGACGCCGCCGAGATTGCCGAGCCCCGAGCCCCAGTAATCGTGCGCGTCGGAATTGAGTATCTCGCGCCAGCGCCCGTCGTGCGGCAGCGGCACGCGATACGGCGCGCGGGCGACCGGCGTCATGTTGCAGATCACCGCGATCGGCTTCGCATCGGGCGCCTTGCGCAGCCAGACGAACACCGAATTTGCCGCGTCGTCGGCGACGATCCACTCGAAGCCTTCGGGTTCGCAGTCGCGCGCGTGGAGCGCCGGACGGCTGCGATACAGGCGGTTCAGATCGCGCACGAGCTTGCGCACCCCATCATGCGCGGCGGAATGGCAGAGTTCCCAGTCGAGCGCACGCTCCTCGCTCCACTCGCGCCGCTGCGCGAACTCCTGCCCCATGAACAGCAGCTTCTTGCCGGGATAGCCCCACATCATCGCATAATAGGCGCGCAGATTGGCGAATTGTTGCCAATCGTCGCCGCTCATCTTAGCGAGCAGCGAGCCTTTTCCATGCACCACCTCGTCGTGGCTGAGCGGCAGGACGTAATTTTCGCTGAAGGCGTACATCAGCCCGAAGGTGATGTCCTGGTGATGGTATTTCCGGTGCACCGCATCGGTCGCCATGTACTTCAGCGTGTCGTGCATGAAGCCCATGTTCCACTTGAAGCCGAAGCCGAGCCCGCCGTCGTACGGCGGGTGCGTCACCCCCGGCCAGGCGGTCGATTCCTCGGCGACGGTGAACACGCCGGGATGCGCGCCATAGACCGCCGAATTGACCGACTGGAGGAATGCCGCCGCCTCCCAATTCTCCCGGCCGCCCTCCCGGTTGGGGATCCACTCGCCGGGCTTGCGGCTGTAGTCGCGGTACAGCATCGAGGCGACCGCATCGACGCGCAAGCCGTCGATATGATAGCGCTCGGCCCAGAACAGCGCATTGTTGACGAGGAACGCCGCCACCTCGCGCCGCCCGAAATTGTAAATCGCGGTGTTCCAGTCGGGGTGGAACCCGAGCCGCGGATCCTCGTGCTCGTACAGCGCCGTTCCGTCGAAACGGGCCAAGCCGAAGGCGTCGGTCGGGAAATGCGCCGGCACCCAATCGAGCAGCACGCCGATGCCGGCGCGGTGCGCCCCGTCAACGAACCGCGCGAACCCCTCCACGTCGCCGAACCGGGCCGACGGCGCATAGAGACCGGTGGTCTGATACCCCCATGACGGATCGAAGGGATGCTCCGAGATCGGCAGGAATTCGATGTGCGTGAAGCCCATCTCGACCGCATAGGGGATCAGCCGATCGGCCAGTGCGTCCCACGGCAGGAACCAGCCATCCGCGTCGCGTTGCCACGAACCGGCGTGCACCTCGTAGATGCTGATCGGTACGCGTCGCGGATCGACCGCCGCCCAGCTGGCGCGGTGTTCGGTATCGCCCCAGATATGCGTCGGCGGACTGGTGGTGACCGATGCCGTGCCGGGGCGCAATTCGGTGGCGAAGGCATAAGGATCGGCCTTCAGCGGCTGAAGCTCGCCGTCCGCGCCGACGATCTCGTACTTGTAGTTCTGCCCCGCCCCGACGTCGGGCAAGAAGATCTCCCAAACGCCGACGTCGCCGCGCCGACGCATGACGTGGCGGCTGCCGTCCCACGCGTTGAAATCGCCCACCACCGACACGCGCCGTGCGTTCGGCGCCCATACGGCGAAATGCGTGCCGCGCGCGCCCTCGTGCTCGATCAGATGTGCACCGAGCTTGTCGTGAAGGCGAAGGTGCGTGCCTTCCGCCATCAGCAGATCGTCGACCGGCCCCAGCACCGGCCCGAAGCTGTAAGGATCGGTGATCCACCACGCCGCTTCGTCGCCAGCGGACGCGTGCAGCCGCAGCGGCTGCGGCGCGCCGGCGATCGGCCCCTCGAACACGCCGCGCGGATCGGTCCGAACGAGCTTGCCCAGCAGCGTACCGGTGAGATCGTGCGCCGAGACCGATTGCGCGCCGGGGACCAGCGCGCGCGCGAACGTTCCTTCGGGCCCCGCATGCGCGCCGAGCAGCGAAAAGGGATCGTCGTGCCGCCCGGCGAGAAGCGCCGCGATCGCGTCCTCGGGCGGCTTCACCCTACGCCCCAGATGTCGCGCGCATATTCGCCGATCGTCCGATCGGACGAGAACCAGCCCATCTTGGCAACGTTGCGGATCGCTGCCGCCTGCCACGCGGGCCGATCCGCCCAGCGTGCGTCGACATCGCGCTGGGCCGCGGCGTAGCTGTCGAAATCGGCGGTGACCATGAACCAGTCACCGTCGTACAGCCCCTGCATCAACCCCTTGTAGCGATCCGGATCGTCGGGCGAGAAGACGCCGGAGGCGATGTTACGCACCGCCTGCGCAAGCTCGGAACTATCCTCGATCGTGCGCCGTGCGTCATATCCGCTGGCACGCTTGGCGGCGACTTCTTCCGCGGTCAGGCCGAAGATCACGATATTGTCAGCACCGACATGATCGCGGATCTCGACGTTGGCGCCGTCGAGCGTACCGATCGTCAGCGCGCCGTTCATCGCGAACTTCATGTTGCCCGTGCCCGACGCTTCCATCCCCGCCGTCGAAATTTGTTCGGACAGGTCCGCCGCCGGCACGATCCGCTCCGCCAAGCTGACGTTGTAATTGGGCAGAAAGGCGACCTTCAGCAGCCCACCGACGCTGGGGTCGCCATTGATCCGGCGCGCGACGTCGTTCGCCAGTTTGATGATCAGTTTCGCATTGTGGTAGCTCGAGGCCGCCTTGCCCGCGAACAGCTTCACCCGCGGCGTCCAGTCACGTTCCGGGTGGCTGCGGATCTGATCGTAGAGCGCCACCGTCTCGATGATGTTGAGCAGCTGGCGCTTGTATTCGTGGATGCGCTTGATCTGGACGTCGAACAGCGCGTCCGGATCGAGCCGCAGCCCCGTCTCCCCTTTGATATACTGCGTCAATGCCACCTTGTTGCAACGTTTCACCGCGGCGAAACGCTCCCGGAAAACAGCATCTTGCGCAAACGGGAGCATCGCCTCGAGCGCCGCGGCATCATCGTGAAAGGCGGGGCCGATCGCATCCGCAATTAGCGCTGTGAGCCCCGGGTTGCACGCCAGCAGCCAGCGCCGCGGGGTGATGCCGTTGGTCTTGTTGTTGATCCGCTGCGGGTACAGCCGGTGAAGATCCGAGAAGACGGTCTGCTTCATCAGATCGGTGTGGAGCGCGGCGACGCCGTTGACGCTGTGGCTGCCGACGAACGCCAGATTGGCCATCCGCACCCGCCGCGCGCCGTTCTCGTCGATCAGGCTGATCGCGCTCACTGCCGCATCGTCGATTCCGTCCGCCTGCCGCGCCTCGCGCAGCACGGCCGCGTTGATCGCGTAGATCAGCTGCATGTGGCGCGGCAGCAGCCGTTCGAACAGCGGTAGCGGCCAGCTTTCCAGCGCTTCGGGCAGCAGCGTGTGATTGGTGTAGCCGAAGGTGCGGCGCGTGATATCCCACGCCTCGTCGAACGCCAGATCGTGATAGTCGATCAGCAGCCTCATCAGCTCCGCCACCGATACGGCGGGGTGGGTATCATTGAGATGGATCGCTGCCTTTTCGGGCAGCGTGCGAATATCGCCGAAATACTGGACGTGGCGGCGCACGATGTCCTGGATCGAGGCTGAGGAGAAGAAATACTCCTGCCGCAGCCGCAGCTCCTGCCCCGAGGCTACCGAGTCGCTGGGGTAGAGGACGCGCACCAGCGTCTCGGCGCGCGCCTGCCCGGCGAGCGCGCCGATATGGTCGCCGGCGTTGAACGCGTCGAGCCGGATCGGATCGAACGCGCGTGCGCTCCACAGCCGCAGCGTGTTGACCCGCTTGCCGCGCCAGCCGACGACCGGCGTATCATAGGCGACCGCCTCGACCGCCTCGGCCGGCTTCCAGTGCACCAGCCCGTTGTCGCTGCGCGTCACCTCGCCGCCGAAGCCGACGAAATACGCGCTTTCGCGCCGCTCGAACTCCCACGGATTGCCATGCGCCAGCCACGTCTCGGGCAGCTCGACCTGCCAGCCGTCGTCGATACGCTGACGAAACATGCCGTTCACGTAGCGGATGCCGTAGCCGTACGCCGGCAGGTCAAGCGTCGCGAGGCTCTCCATGAAACAGGCCGCGAGCCGCCCGAGCCCGCCGTTGCCGAGCGCCGCATCGGGCTCGATCTCCTCGATCGCGGCGAGATCGACGCCGAGCGCGCGCAGCGCCTCGCCAACCTCGGCATTGCGGCCAAGGTTCGACAGCGCATCGCGCAGCAGCCGCCCGATGAGGAATTCGAGGCTGAGGTAATAGACTCGCTTCGCCCCCGCCGCGTGCGCCGCGCGGGTCGACGCCATCCACTTGTCGATGATCTCGTCGCGCAGCGTCAGGATCGTCGCTTCCAGCCAATCGTGCTGGCGCGCCGCGCGCTCGTCCTTGCCGATACGATGGATCAGCGTGTCGACGATACGATTGGCAAGCGCCGAACGGGGCGCGGCGGCGTCGGGTGCAGCGAGGGACGTCATCGTGACGGGAGCTTAACGAGGCTCGCCCGCGAGTCACGCGCCGAACCGCGCGCGCACCGTTTTAGACGGTAAAGCTCTCCCCGCAGCCGCACGCGCCCTTCGCATTCGGATTGTTGAATACGAAGCCCGCGGTGAAATCGTCCTCAACCCAGTCCATCGTCGATCCGATGAGGTACAGGATCGATCCGCCGTCGACGTAGAGCGTGCCGCCGTCGGTCTCGATCTTCTCGTCGAACGGCTTCGCCTCGGTGACATAGTCGACCGAATAGGCCAGCCCCGAGCAGCCGCGGCGCGGGGTCGACAGCTTGACGCCGATCGCGTCCACCGGTGCCTTCGCCATCAGCGAGGCGATCCGTGCCTTCGCCGTGTCCGTCAGGATCAGCGCCGCGGGACGTGCACGTACCGTCGTCGCCATCACAGCATCCCCAGTTCGAGCCGCGCCTCGTCGGACATCTTGGCGGGATCCCACGGCGGATCCCACACCAGATTGACGTCCGCGATCGCGATGCCGGGTACCGAGCCAACGCGAAGCTCGACTTCGGCGGGCATCGATTCGGCGACGGGGCAATGCGGCGTCGTCAGCGTCATGGTGACGACCGCGTGGCCACCGTCGGTCACCTCGACGTTGTAGATCAGCCCGAGTTCGTAGATGTTCACCGGGATTTCGGGATCGTAGATCTCCTTCAGCGCGTCGATCACCGCCTCATACAGCGCGCCGCCCGG carries:
- a CDS encoding alpha-D-glucose phosphate-specific phosphoglucomutase: MIETVATTPYGDQKPGTSGLRKKVRVFQQPHYAANFIQSVFDVIDERDGATLVIGGDGRFLNRDVALTAIRMAAANGFARVIVGQGAILSTPAASHMIRQRDAIGGLVLSASHNPGGPDEDFGIKYNVANGGPAPEKVTDAIVARTAAIDHYRIVGDAAIDLDTLGEQQIGDMVVEIVDPVSAYADLMETLFDFPLIRAAGLSMAFDAMHAVTGPYAVEILERRLGFAVGTVRNGTPLEDFGGHHPDPNLVHARALYDTMMAADAPDFGAASDGDGDRNLIIGRGIFITPSDSLAMLAANAHLAPGYASGLKGIARSMPTSAAADRVAAALDIPCFETPTGWKFFGNLLDAGMATICGEESAGTGSDHVREKDGLWAVLLWLNILAVTGKSAAAIAQDHWARFGRNYYARHDYEGVDTAAAEALMAGLRGKLADLPGERVGSLLIAAADDFAYHDPTDGSVSRNQGIRILFDGGSRVVFRLSGTGTSGATLRVYLERYEPVGGTLNANTTAILADIVAAADAIAGIVAHTGRRQPDVVT
- a CDS encoding iron-sulfur cluster assembly accessory protein; the encoded protein is MATTVRARPAALILTDTAKARIASLMAKAPVDAIGVKLSTPRRGCSGLAYSVDYVTEAKPFDEKIETDGGTLYVDGGSILYLIGSTMDWVEDDFTAGFVFNNPNAKGACGCGESFTV
- the glgA gene encoding glycogen synthase GlgA yields the protein MKVLSVASEAYPLVKTGGLADVVGALPAALAPHGIATTTLLPGYPAVLAQVAGAAIHRWRDLLGTEARLLTGEIDGHPLIVLDAPALFAREGGPYAAPDGGDWPDNWRRFAALARAAAEIARGGVKGLAFDVLHAHDWQAALAPAYLRFAAAPVKSVVTIHNIAFQGRFDAEVFPELGMPASAWGIDGVEYYGGVGFLKAGLAAADAITTVSPTYAHEILRPEFGMGLDGLIAARAAQVHGIVNGIDPAIWSPGDDPALAARYTSRTLARRATNKRAVEAAFLLTPGDGPIFTVVSRLAWQKGMDVLIACLDALVDMGGRLALLGSGDADLEAALLDAAARHPGRIGVRIGYDEGLSHLLQGGADAIVIPSRFEPCGLTQLYGLAYGCVPIVARTGGLADTVIDANVAALGAQVATGFQFDGVAPDALLFALRRAIDVYADPAAWQAIQRRGMKADFSWAASGAAYAALYRGLSEA
- the glgC gene encoding glucose-1-phosphate adenylyltransferase, which codes for MDHRKGQPLARDAMAYVLAGGRGSRLAELTDTRAKPAVYFGGKSRIIDFALSNAINSGIRRIGVATQYKAHSLIRHLQRGWNFLRPERNESFDILPASQRVSEFQWYEGTADAVFQNIDIIESYDPEYMVILAGDHIYKMDYELMLQQHCDQAADVTVACMEVKRMEATAFGVMHIDETGRIIDFVEKPADPPAMPGKPDVALASMGIYVFKTSLLIDQLRRDAETPGSNRDFGRDIIPWLVQHGRAVAHQFSQSCVRSSNENSAYWRDVGTVDAYWEANIDLTDIVPALDLYDRSWPISTYSELTPPAKFVHDMEGRRGSAVSSLVSGDCIVSGSAVHRSLLFTGVRAHSFSSLDEAVVLPYVHVGRGARLRKVVIDRGVEIPDNLVVGEDPALDAKRFRRTDGGVCLITKPMIDRLV
- a CDS encoding LacI family DNA-binding transcriptional regulator, producing the protein MIRRTTSRDVAAAAGVSQPTVSRALRGDPSVSAETRARVAEAAQQLDYRLDRRGSKLRFGRTGVLAVVVLGMPDQPRAAANPFYLVLLGAIAAAAAERGYDTLVSFQSSPDTFRAGFSQGGDADGIIVVGSARNDAAWTFYAGAAAAGEHVVCWGAPDDALPTVRCDNRSGAAMAVRHLIDGGRTRIAFLGGGWERQTAYADRRQGYIDALQGSEIDLVEAPHRPASSREEEGCAATLALLAANPRIDAIFAASDLLAIGAIRAARLSDKAIPADIALVGFDGILSASHVSPPLTTVEQDSAAAGAALVATLISLIEDEAPPSPTVPMRLVIRDSSTPLALS
- a CDS encoding SUF system Fe-S cluster assembly protein, with translation MSEPIRVEEVDAETKPPRARVEDAVETPAETFARKRDYLEGFLAQKPLGENAHEPGGALYEAVIDALKEIYDPEIPVNIYELGLIYNVEVTDGGHAVVTMTLTTPHCPVAESMPAEVELRVGSVPGIAIADVNLVWDPPWDPAKMSDEARLELGML
- a CDS encoding glycogen/starch/alpha-glucan phosphorylase, translating into MTSLAAPDAAAPRSALANRIVDTLIHRIGKDERAARQHDWLEATILTLRDEIIDKWMASTRAAHAAGAKRVYYLSLEFLIGRLLRDALSNLGRNAEVGEALRALGVDLAAIEEIEPDAALGNGGLGRLAACFMESLATLDLPAYGYGIRYVNGMFRQRIDDGWQVELPETWLAHGNPWEFERRESAYFVGFGGEVTRSDNGLVHWKPAEAVEAVAYDTPVVGWRGKRVNTLRLWSARAFDPIRLDAFNAGDHIGALAGQARAETLVRVLYPSDSVASGQELRLRQEYFFSSASIQDIVRRHVQYFGDIRTLPEKAAIHLNDTHPAVSVAELMRLLIDYHDLAFDEAWDITRRTFGYTNHTLLPEALESWPLPLFERLLPRHMQLIYAINAAVLREARQADGIDDAAVSAISLIDENGARRVRMANLAFVGSHSVNGVAALHTDLMKQTVFSDLHRLYPQRINNKTNGITPRRWLLACNPGLTALIADAIGPAFHDDAAALEAMLPFAQDAVFRERFAAVKRCNKVALTQYIKGETGLRLDPDALFDVQIKRIHEYKRQLLNIIETVALYDQIRSHPERDWTPRVKLFAGKAASSYHNAKLIIKLANDVARRINGDPSVGGLLKVAFLPNYNVSLAERIVPAADLSEQISTAGMEASGTGNMKFAMNGALTIGTLDGANVEIRDHVGADNIVIFGLTAEEVAAKRASGYDARRTIEDSSELAQAVRNIASGVFSPDDPDRYKGLMQGLYDGDWFMVTADFDSYAAAQRDVDARWADRPAWQAAAIRNVAKMGWFSSDRTIGEYARDIWGVG
- the glgB gene encoding 1,4-alpha-glucan branching protein GlgB — its product is MKPPEDAIAALLAGRHDDPFSLLGAHAGPEGTFARALVPGAQSVSAHDLTGTLLGKLVRTDPRGVFEGPIAGAPQPLRLHASAGDEAAWWITDPYSFGPVLGPVDDLLMAEGTHLRLHDKLGAHLIEHEGARGTHFAVWAPNARRVSVVGDFNAWDGSRHVMRRRGDVGVWEIFLPDVGAGQNYKYEIVGADGELQPLKADPYAFATELRPGTASVTTSPPTHIWGDTEHRASWAAVDPRRVPISIYEVHAGSWQRDADGWFLPWDALADRLIPYAVEMGFTHIEFLPISEHPFDPSWGYQTTGLYAPSARFGDVEGFARFVDGAHRAGIGVLLDWVPAHFPTDAFGLARFDGTALYEHEDPRLGFHPDWNTAIYNFGRREVAAFLVNNALFWAERYHIDGLRVDAVASMLYRDYSRKPGEWIPNREGGRENWEAAAFLQSVNSAVYGAHPGVFTVAEESTAWPGVTHPPYDGGLGFGFKWNMGFMHDTLKYMATDAVHRKYHHQDITFGLMYAFSENYVLPLSHDEVVHGKGSLLAKMSGDDWQQFANLRAYYAMMWGYPGKKLLFMGQEFAQRREWSEERALDWELCHSAAHDGVRKLVRDLNRLYRSRPALHARDCEPEGFEWIVADDAANSVFVWLRKAPDAKPIAVICNMTPVARAPYRVPLPHDGRWREILNSDAHDYWGSGLGNLGGVVARDGAAMVTLPPLATIMLEFDR